The Pirellulales bacterium genome window below encodes:
- a CDS encoding GNAT family N-acetyltransferase encodes MPAHELNADHVQTWLQTLEECDLLETPHLRPEFTQALGAVRPDIKVAMVEEAGEVAALLPYRRMPWGGGRPAAGSLANVQAIIARANYEVDTLGLVRACGLRNWQFDRLLSPPKSVLPYVWRSWDSPYADLSQGYEGYCRKMRMDRKRLSEFGRLQRKMAREIGDVRFEPHVASDAVLKSLMEWKSAQYKRTRQYDIFSAQWVRNLLSSLLQYQERSFSSLLSALYAGNRLVAISFGLRSGSNMHGWFTAFDRTLSAYSPGSQLLLELFRAAESIGIRRIDLGTGPEEYKRRFMTDAAQVYEGAIDTSALVSGVRRQWWQVKNWVRSSCLAGATRTSLAPLRGVQSWLEMR; translated from the coding sequence TTGCCTGCGCACGAACTGAATGCGGATCACGTTCAGACGTGGTTACAAACTCTTGAAGAATGCGATCTGCTCGAGACTCCTCACCTGCGTCCTGAGTTCACGCAGGCCCTGGGCGCCGTGCGCCCGGACATCAAAGTCGCGATGGTCGAGGAAGCCGGAGAAGTCGCGGCCTTGTTACCTTACCGGCGCATGCCCTGGGGAGGTGGTCGCCCCGCCGCCGGATCGCTGGCGAATGTTCAGGCCATCATCGCGCGGGCGAACTATGAAGTCGACACGCTCGGGCTGGTGCGGGCCTGCGGCTTGCGGAACTGGCAATTCGACAGGCTGCTGTCGCCGCCAAAAAGCGTGTTGCCGTATGTGTGGCGGTCGTGGGACTCACCTTATGCTGATCTGTCCCAGGGTTACGAAGGATATTGCCGCAAAATGCGCATGGACCGCAAGCGCCTTTCGGAATTTGGGCGTTTGCAGCGAAAGATGGCACGCGAAATCGGCGACGTGCGCTTCGAGCCCCATGTCGCCAGCGACGCCGTGCTGAAATCTCTCATGGAGTGGAAGAGCGCGCAGTACAAGCGTACGCGCCAGTACGATATTTTCTCCGCACAATGGGTGCGCAACTTGCTCTCCTCGTTGCTTCAGTACCAGGAGCGATCGTTTTCGTCGCTGTTGTCGGCGCTCTATGCCGGCAACCGGCTCGTTGCCATTTCGTTTGGACTGCGCTCGGGCAGTAACATGCACGGCTGGTTCACGGCTTTCGATCGCACGCTCTCCGCGTATTCACCAGGTTCTCAGTTGCTGCTCGAGCTTTTTCGGGCGGCGGAATCGATCGGCATTCGACGCATCGACTTGGGAACCGGTCCCGAGGAGTATAAGCGTCGCTTCATGACCGACGCCGCGCAGGTTTACGAGGGCGCCATTGATACGAGCGCGCTGGTGTCGGGCGTCCGACGCCAATGGTGGCAAGTCAAGAATTGGGTCCGCTCGTCGTGCCTGGCCGGCGCGACCCGCACCTCGCTCGCTCCGCTGCGCGGCGTGCAAAGCTGGCTGGAAATGCGCTAA